ATCAGCAAGGTATACTCCTCACCTGCACCGTAGCATAGATATGCTATAATACTTAACACTTTGTCCAGCTTTTTATACATTGAATGTTCGGATTACATACAGCTATCGGTTGAGTCCTTAATATTGTGTCATCCGGGTGGCGACTAGAAAAAGCCATCGCGTTCTGCCAGGTTGGAAGAGAGACCAATCCACCCCAACCGACATGATTGCGATGGCCACCTTTGAGATTACAATCGACAACAACACGATCCAAGACCTTCTCCAAAGCGATCAGGGCCTGTCGGCGCTGCTCGGGCCAATCCTGAACCAGGTCCTGGACGCGGAAATGAGTGAGCACCTGCGCGCCGCGTGTACGAGCAGACCAAACTCCGCACCGGCTACCGGAACGGCTCGTACACGCAGCAACTCACCGCACGCCTCGGGATGCTCGACTTGGAGGTGGCTCGCGACTAAGAGAGGGACGTTCAAGACATCGTATCAGCGATGCGAGAAAGCGCTGGTCCTTGCGCTGATGCAGATGGTGAACCTAGATCTCATGAGATGTACTCAGGCCGTCTCCACTCGCCGCGTCAAGAAGATCACCACCGAGCTCTGCGACTGCAAGTTTACACAGTCGACGGTATCGCGCCTCTTTGATGGGCTAGATGAGCAGGTCGACGCCTGGGCGCAGCGCCCGCTCGACGGGTAGCCGTACCCGTTCGTGCTTTTCGATGCACTGCAGATCGAGGTCCGTCACGAAGACGCGGTGCGAGCCACCACCGTCGTGATTGGCGTCGACATCGGGACGGATCGACAGCGAGAACTCCTCAGGCTGCATCTGTCCTACAGCAAGACCGAAGGCGGCTGGCACCGGTTCATCGAGAGGCTCAAGGCGCGAGGGCTCTCCGGCGTTCGCGTGGCCACCAGTGACGCCCATGACGGCCTCCGCCTGGCGGTAAATGCATCGTTCCCCGGTCTGATCGCCAGGTGCACTTCCGGCGCAACGTGATCGTGCAGACGCCGCCTCCACTCACCGACCGGATGCACAACCAGCTGGCCCCCATTCTTACCGCCTCGGCGCCAGCGCCTGCCCGTTAGACCCTGCACGCAACGATCGAGACGCTCGAAGGCGAAGGCGATACCGCAACGGACGTACTGAAAACGGGCTTCGATGACGCCACCGCGATGCTAGCGCTTCCGCCCAAGCACCGCTGCCGCCTTCGGACCACAAACATGTTCGATCGTTTGATCGAGGAGATTCGACGTCGAGAACGCATGGTCCGCATCTCCCCGACGATGGATGCAGCGCGTCGTCTGATCGGGTCTCGCTGCGCGGAGCAGAACGAGGAGTGGTCCACCAGGTGCCGCCATCTCACCATGGATGACTTCTTCGCCTGGGAGCGTGCACAGGCCGTGCAAGCCGAGGCCGAGCCTGACCCGACCGCAACGCCGCTCCTTCACACCGCATAATCCGACGATCTTATCAGAACGCAATGCACAACATGCGAGACTTTATATTTTTTGCGTAGTTGATTACGAATATACAGTCTAATAGGATATAGATCGTGTGTACATAATAATATGAAGTTTTATAGTACTCTATTTGACGACTACTGTATAGAAAGTACTATGAATCCGTTGCGTGGGCGAGAAATATCTTCGACTCTTGTACTCTTATCAGCTCTTTTGCTATTCGGTGGATGTGATATCGTAGGATCGGAAACAAAGTCCGGACCTGATCCCTCTCTTGAGCTAAGCTCATCAACGGTGACGTTCGACGAATACACTACCGAAGCAAGACTAACTCTTGTTCTCTACAACTCCGACTCCCTTTCTTGGAGTGTCGCAGAACGACCCAACTGGTTGCATGTTGCCCCAGACAACGGAGTCGTGAGAGGCAGAGACCAACTATCTCTGCGCGTTGATACGACCCAAATAGTGGGAGGAACTGTCGCTTCCGAACCATTGATTCTAACTTCGGGCGAGAAGAAGGACACCGTCAGGGTGACAAAAGAGGTTCCACGCCCCCTCCTCCACCTCAGCACCACATCCTTTCACTTGGACGAACTGAGACGGTCGGATAGTTTAACGATCGAATCCGAGTATGGCCACGAGATTCCATGGACGATTCAACACAAGCCCAAGTGGATAACCGTGCACCAATCGGATTCCACCTCAGTCACCGCGTCGATGTCGATGTCATTTACAGTGGACGAATCACTGTTACCATACGGCTCTGATAATAGCAACCAGATTGACATTCGATGAGGAGGACAGATTTCGTCCATTGCTGTGACGAAGACTGTCTCTCACTACAGATATGTTCTAAAAGAGACGCTTGGAGGATCCTGAAACCTCACTCACCTATTCCTCCCGGGTCGAGACGAACCGCTGATGTTTTCTGACGAAGCGAATTCGTCGGTCTCGGTAGGTCCGAGTCCATGGGTATACTTCACGTCGACTGACCGCTACAACGGACCCGACTGGGAGTTTGCACCTACAAAAGCGAGCCACTTGATCAAGGGTCCAGATGCAAACCAAGTCACGTTTTACGACCCTTAGACCGCTGAGTCTGCACCCGCTGGCGTGAGGGCATGGCTCTCATCCGCAATCGCACTCGGCATCGACGAAGTTCTCTTCGTCCGACCGACTGCTGATCCGACATCCATATTCGCTGTCAAGATTATGGACATCCTAGAAGTCTCCGATGGCAAAGACGAGATCACCGTCAAGGTGGCCGAGTTCATGCGATAGTTCGTCCTGCGTATCGCATCCATGTTTATTGCATAAAAACGAGTCTATATCCGTTTCGTGACCCAGCCCATAGAGCCATAATCCATACCCGGGGGTGAGGGAGATGATAACACAAAGCAATACTTAAGCATTTAGACATGTCCCGACGACAAACACATTAGCCTGCCGAATCTGAATTGGATAGATCCGTGTCGTGACAGCTCTCGATATTATCCGGAATAGCCGGAATGTCATTCTCCACAGGCTCTTGGTAGTCCGAAGCTTCAAGGTTCACATTGCCGCTCAGGTCGTCTCTTTCTTCGGACGCAATCTCCCCCTTGAAGCTAACAGATAGTATGATCTTGAACTCCTCGTGCGAGTCGGGCGCTTTCACACCGCTACGCCGATTCTCGGTCGCCCGATTCTACATCCGACGGGACACCATCAGCAGTTACATTTCCATCCGCACGGTCGCCCGCATCCTCTGGTGTCTCGTTCTCCGCCTCAACTCCTTCTTCGGACGAGCTGACCTCGTCGGACGCTTCTTCGTTGTCGATGAAGTCGTCTGCGTCCAGCTCGCCTTTCTGGACCATCTCACGAGCCTCGGAAAGCACCTCTTTGGCCGTCTCCCGGTCGGTGATCTCTTTCTCGGTATCGAGTTGCAGGAGCTGTGACCGCTCTTCGTCGAAGTTCGGATCGTCGAGAAGATCTTCGATTTCCCGAAGCGTCGGCAGGTCCTCGAGCGTGTTGAGCCCGAACTGCTCCAGAAACCGATCCGTGGTTCCGTAAAGCAGCGGCCGGCCGAGCGACTCGCTCCGCCCCTTGACGTCGGCCAGCCCGAGGTCCAGCAGCTTGCGAATCGCGTAGTCGGAGTTTACGCCGCGGACGAAGTCGACCTCCGGACGCGTGACGGGCTGCCGGTACGCCAGAACCGCAAGCGTCTCCAGCAGCGATCGAGACAGCGACGTCTCCTGCTCGCCCACGACCAGCGCCTTGACGAACGGCGACATTTCGGGGCGAGTCGTAATGCGGTAGCCACCGGACCACTCATGGATCACGAGCGGACGACCGGTCGACTGGTATTCCTGATTCAGGGCGCGGACGTGCGCTTCGACCGTGGCAATGTCTGGCTGCATACGACCGGTCACCTCGGCAAAGATCTCGCCGATACGGTGCGGAGGAACCGGCTCATCAGCAGCGAAAATCATGGATTCCGCCGCCTTCATCAGGCGAGGATCGATGTCGATCTCCTCCAGGGCCTCGGGGTCGAGTCGGGCGCCGGGCACGGTGTGATCGCGATCGTCTTCCGGTGGGCCGTCGCTGTCAGACTCTTCCTCTGATTCCGGATCGGAGACCGTCTCTCCATCCTCGGCCCCGTTTTCTTCCGAATCCGCAGATTCCGGTGCTGGGGACTGTGCTTCCGGTTTATCCGTGGTCTCCCGGCCAGGGTTGTCGACGCTTTCTTCCTCTCCTGTCACGGGTTCGTCGATAGCACTGGCTTCAGGCCCCGGCGACATTACAGGACTGGACTCAGATTCAGGTGCGTCGTTTGCGTTGTCTGTGTTTTCGGCGCTTCCGTTTGTAATGGGATTGGTCACTTTTTCTTTGCAATAACGGTAATACCAGTTCGTGCGTCTGTGCTTCGGGTCAGCCGGTCATGGCGCCATCGCCGCCAATGGCAGTGTCGCCCGGCGCCTTCGATCTCTCGGATTCATCTGACGTCGACGATGCGTCGTCGTCCGCAACCTGCACCCCGTCCGGGATCTCAACACCGGGGTCGTCTTCGATCAACGGCTGCTCGTCGCGCTCGACAAGGGTGAAGTCAATCGCGTCTTCCGTATGAATCTCAACGTACAGATACTGCTGACGGGCAAGCTCAAGCGTCGCAAGAAATGTGGCGATGATGAACGGCTTCGAGCGCCCCTCACACAGCTCACTGAACGGCACGCGGGGCTCGGACATCAACCGTTCGAGCACGTACTCCTGCTGCCCCTCGATCGAATACCGGAGCGGCTCGACCTCGTGCACCACCTCTTCCTCTTCCTCGGCCTGCTGTAGCATCTGACCGAGAGCTTTCACGAGGTCGTACACCGAGTTGTCGACATCGACGTCGTGCGAGTCCTGGATTTCGTCTCGGTCGCTCGCCGCCTCCCCGCGCGGATACATGTCGCTGACCGTTTCACGTCGCTCGGCTAGCTGGTCCGAGGCTTCTTTGAAGCGAACGTATTCAAGCAGCCGCTCCACGAGTTCTCGCCGGGGATCAACGACCTCGCCGTCCTCGTCCGTCGTCTCCGTCGGAAGCAGCATCCGCGCCTTGATGTTGATCAAGAGCGCAGCCATGTAGATGAAGTCCGCGACCCCGTCCAGGTCGATTTCTTCGAGCAGACGCACGTACGCGAGGTACTCGTCCGCGATCTGGGCGATCGGGATGTCGTAAATGTCGAGCTCATCCCGTCGGATGAAGAACAGCAGCAGGTCCATCGGACCTTCGAACTGCTGCAGGGAAACGCGATACATGGGCAGCTACCGTCACTTCAGGGAGCGTTGCGATACGTGCGCCGGATCCTCGGGCGCACGTGAGGAGGTGTCAGGACGGGCGCTCGCTCACGGAGGCGTAGCCGTCCGGGTGCTTCACGTGCCAATCCCATGCCGTAGAAATGATGTCCGACAACGTCGGAAACTGCGGGTCCCAGCCCAGCTCGTCGCGAATCCGCTGTGCATCGGCAATGAGTGTCGCGGGGTCCCCCGGGCGGCGGTCTCCCACCCGCGCCGGAATCTCTCGACCGGTCACCTCGCGCGCGGTTTCGATCACCTCAC
This DNA window, taken from Longibacter salinarum, encodes the following:
- a CDS encoding transposase, with translation MLALPPKHRCRLRTTNMFDRLIEEIRRRERMVRISPTMDAARRLIGSRCAEQNEEWSTRCRHLTMDDFFAWERAQAVQAEAEPDPTATPLLHTA
- a CDS encoding BACON domain-containing protein produces the protein MNPLRGREISSTLVLLSALLLFGGCDIVGSETKSGPDPSLELSSSTVTFDEYTTEARLTLVLYNSDSLSWSVAERPNWLHVAPDNGVVRGRDQLSLRVDTTQIVGGTVASEPLILTSGEKKDTVRVTKEVPRPLLHLSTTSFHLDELRRSDSLTIESEYGHEIPWTIQHKPKWITVHQSDSTSVTASMSMSFTVDESLLPYGSDNSNQIDIR
- the scpB gene encoding SMC-Scp complex subunit ScpB encodes the protein MTNPITNGSAENTDNANDAPESESSPVMSPGPEASAIDEPVTGEEESVDNPGRETTDKPEAQSPAPESADSEENGAEDGETVSDPESEEESDSDGPPEDDRDHTVPGARLDPEALEEIDIDPRLMKAAESMIFAADEPVPPHRIGEIFAEVTGRMQPDIATVEAHVRALNQEYQSTGRPLVIHEWSGGYRITTRPEMSPFVKALVVGEQETSLSRSLLETLAVLAYRQPVTRPEVDFVRGVNSDYAIRKLLDLGLADVKGRSESLGRPLLYGTTDRFLEQFGLNTLEDLPTLREIEDLLDDPNFDEERSQLLQLDTEKEITDRETAKEVLSEAREMVQKGELDADDFIDNEEASDEVSSSEEGVEAENETPEDAGDRADGNVTADGVPSDVESGDRESA
- a CDS encoding segregation and condensation protein A: MYRVSLQQFEGPMDLLLFFIRRDELDIYDIPIAQIADEYLAYVRLLEEIDLDGVADFIYMAALLINIKARMLLPTETTDEDGEVVDPRRELVERLLEYVRFKEASDQLAERRETVSDMYPRGEAASDRDEIQDSHDVDVDNSVYDLVKALGQMLQQAEEEEEVVHEVEPLRYSIEGQQEYVLERLMSEPRVPFSELCEGRSKPFIIATFLATLELARQQYLYVEIHTEDAIDFTLVERDEQPLIEDDPGVEIPDGVQVADDDASSTSDESERSKAPGDTAIGGDGAMTG